A single Cottoperca gobio chromosome 5, fCotGob3.1, whole genome shotgun sequence DNA region contains:
- the LOC115008467 gene encoding parathymosin, with protein sequence MADTAVDTTATAEVTAKELKEKKEVEAKEEKKVKEEKKKEEEEEEEEKEKTDNGDAPANGTNGAEHSDKAEKNKEEKHKNGDDAKEAPPTEEKDAQPVKRAAEEEEEDEEEEEKVETKKQKTEKNGDSKEAEVKA encoded by the exons ATGGCCGACACAGCTGTCGACACGACCGCAACTGCAGAGGTTACTGCCAAG gagctgaaagagaagaaagaagtagaagcgaaggaggagaagaaggtgaaggaggagaagaagaaggaggaggaggaggaggaggaggagaaggagaagaccGACAATGGGGACGCACCTGCCAATGGCACA AATGGTGCTGAACACAGTGacaaagcagagaaaaacaaagaggagaaacacaagAATGGAGATG ATGCAAAGGAGGCGCCCCCTACTGAGGAGAAGGATGCACAACCTGTAAAGCGTGcagctgaagaggaggaggaggatgaggaggaagag gAAAAGGTGGAGACAAAAAAGcagaagacagagaaaaacGGGGATTCGAAAGAGGCAGAGGTGAAGGCTTAG
- the slc45a1 gene encoding proton-associated sugar transporter A isoform X3, with the protein MSSPGMGTPSDPLLASPGGRLSAAQEGLWRSSLPKTASFPTSTTRHLSHRANNFQRQPKRRKLIRPSPPPPPNTPCPLDQLDLSELPPRRTFQELLFNGCILFGIEFSYAMETAYVTPVLLQMGLPDQFYSLVWFISPILGFLVQPFLGAWSDRCTSRFGRRRPFIFALAIGALFGLTLVLNGRDIGGVIADTASNHKWGIVLTVCGVVLMDFSADSADNPSHAYMMDVCSPEDQDRGLNIHALLAGLGGGFGYIVGGINWDQTQFGRSMGGQLRVIYMFTSITLVFATAMTLLSIPERPLPKKKNSSKTHLKSPSLPLPPSPPVPPGSALGLYEEDEDGLYSYNFSKSHPYNSDPLAHSCSANARLCAGLTSPISPLSPLTPKYGSFISRDSSLTGINDFASSLGTSYIDSVLINCYTGQPTLQALASNSSTAPLPPGDSPPPDQSTQGAGSHPAGQTQADVVSRPAGEAQDAEAPQGDAQSQVTAGAHPGAGSHRRSSAGILKRPQSLALMEEPMATQIVGMDNGRRRTVTFSQQVANILLNGVHYESDLSENVDTGESKMSMKLLCIAIYRMPPSLRSLCTNHFLGWLSFEGMLLFYTDFMGEVVFEGDPKAPHDSEAYKRYNAGVSMGCWGMCIYAFSAAFYSAILEKLEERFSVRTLYFFAYLAFGLGTGLATLSTNLYVVLSLCVTYGVLFSSLCTLPYSLLCEYYQNPQFCGSSEEGTRRGMGVDISLLSCQYFLAQILVSVAMGPLTSLEEEKLKLGCESAFSRKPNKTEEQKTGRRLNG; encoded by the exons ATGTCTTCTCCGGGCATGGGCACCCCCAGTGACCCCCTTCTGGCCAGTCCAGGAGGGAGGTTGTCCGCAGCTCAGGAAGGTCTCTGGAGGAGCTCACTCCCCAAAACGGCCAGCTTCCCAACGTCCACAACTCGGCACCTCAGTCACCGGGCCAACAACTTCCAAAGACAGCCAAAACGTCGGAAGCTGATAAGACCTTCACCGCCTCCTCCGCCCAACACACCCTGTCCCCTGGACCAGCTGGACCTCAGTGAGCTTCCCCCAAGACGTACCTTCCAAGAGCTGCTCTTTAACGGCTGCATCCTGTTTGGTATCGAATTTAGTTATGCCATGGAAACGGCTTATGTGACTCCCGTGCTACTACAGATGGGCTTGCCTGATCAATTCTACAGTTTGGTGTGGTTTATTAGCCCCATACTGG GATTCCTTGTTCAGCCTTTCCTTGGAGCATGGAGTGATCGTTGTACATCCCGGTTTGGACGAAGGAGACCCTTTATATTTGCCTTGGCTATTG GGGCTCTGTTTGGTCTAACCCTGGTGCTGAACGGGCGGGACATTGGAGGTGTTATAGCGGACACGGCATCGAATCATAAGTGGGGAATAGTCCTCACGGTGTGTGGTGTGGTTCTGATGGACTTCAGTGCTGATTCAGCCGACAACCCGAGCCATGCCTACATGATGGATGTGTGCAGCCCAGAGGACCAGGATCGGGGGCTGAACATCCATGCACTACTGGCAG GACTAGGAGGTGGATTTGGCTACATTGTGGGTGGCATCAACTGGGACCAGACACAATTTGGAAGGTCGATGGGAGGTCAACTGCGGGTCATATACATGTTCACGAGTATCACTTTGGTGTTCGCCACAGCCATGACTCTGTTGAGTATCCCCGAACGCCCCCtaccaaagaaaaaaaactccagCAAAACTCATCTAAAAAGCCCCagcctccctcttcctccctctccccctgtTCCCCCAGGATCAGCTTTAGGACTTTATGAGGAAGACGAAGATGGTCTTTACAGCTACAACTTCTCAAAGTCTCACCCATATAACTCGGACCCCCTTGCCCATTCTTGCAGTGCCAATGCACGCCTCTGTGCTGGCCTCACAAGCCCCATATCGCCCCTGAGCCCCCTCACTCCGAAATATGGCAGCTTTATTAGCAGGGACAGCTCGCTCACTGGCATCAATGACTTTGCCTCTTCATTAGGAACCTCCTATATAGACAGTGTGCTCATAAACTGCTACACAGGTCAGCCGACTCTACAGGCCCTGGCATCCAACTCCAGCACTGCGCCCCTGCCTCCAGGGGACTCCCCTCCTCCTGACCAGTCCACACAGGGGGCAGGGAGCCATCCTGCAGGACAGACCCAGGCTGATGTTGTCTCTCGTCCAGCTGGGGAAGCTCAGGATGCGGAAGCGCCACAGGGGGATGCACAATCTCAGGTCACAGCTGGGGCTCACCCCGGTGCAGGGTCACATCGGCGCTCTTCTGCTGGTATCCTGAAGCGACCCCAGAGTCTTGCACTAATGGAGGAGCCCATGGCTACTCAGATTGTTGGGATGGACAATGGACGCAGGAGAACAGTGACCTTCAGCCAGCAG GTTGCAAACATTTTGCTGAATGGGGTGCACTATGAGAGTGATCTGAGTGAGAATGTGGACACAGGAGAATCAAAGATGTCAATGAAGCTGCTGTGTATAGCCATCTACAGGATGCCTCCCTCTCTGCGGAGTTTATGCACTAATCATTTCCTGG GCTGGCTGTCATTTGAAGGCATGCTGCTCTTCTACACTGACTTCATGGGGGAAGTTGTGTTTGAAGGAGACCCCAAGGCACCCCACGACTCTGAGGCTTACAAACGGTACAATGCCGGCGTTAGCATGGGCTGCTGGGGCATGTGCATCTATGCATTCAGTGCTGCTTTCTACTCAG CCATATTGGAGAAACTGGAGGAACGTTTCTCTGTTCGCACTCTATATTTTTTTGCCTACCTGGCGTTTGGTTTGGGCACGGGCCTGGCTACACTGTCCACCAACCTCTATGTGGTACTTTCTCTCTGCGTCACCTATGGGgtgctcttctcttctctatgCACGCTGCCTTACTCTCTGCTGTGTGAATACTACCAGAACCCTCAG TTTTGTGGCTCATCAGAGGAAGGGACCAGACGAGGGATGGGGGTGGACATCTCTCTGCTCAGCTGCCAGTATTTCCTGGCTCAGATCCTGGTCTCTGTGGCGATGGGACCTCTGACCTCACTG GAAGAGGAGAAGTTGAAACTGGGGTGTGAATCAGCATTCAGTCGGAAACCGAACAAAACAGAAGAACAGAAAACAGGGAGAAGACTAAATGGGTAA
- the slc45a1 gene encoding proton-associated sugar transporter A isoform X2, translated as MSSPGMGTPSDPLLASPGGRLSAAQEGLWRSSLPKTASFPTSTTRHLSHRANNFQRQPKRRKLIRPSPPPPPNTPCPLDQLDLSELPPRRTFQELLFNGCILFGIEFSYAMETAYVTPVLLQMGLPDQFYSLVWFISPILGFLVQPFLGAWSDRCTSRFGRRRPFIFALAIGALFGLTLVLNGRDIGGVIADTASNHKWGIVLTVCGVVLMDFSADSADNPSHAYMMDVCSPEDQDRGLNIHALLAGLGGGFGYIVGGINWDQTQFGRSMGGQLRVIYMFTSITLVFATAMTLLSIPERPLPKKKNSSKTHLKSPSLPLPPSPPVPPGSALGLYEEDEDGLYSYNFSKSHPYNSDPLAHSCSANARLCAGLTSPISPLSPLTPKYGSFISRDSSLTGINDFASSLGTSYIDSVLINCYTGQPTLQALASNSSTAPLPPGDSPPPDQSTQGAGSHPAGQTQADVVSRPAGEAQDAEAPQGDAQSQVTAGAHPGAGSHRRSSAGILKRPQSLALMEEPMATQIVGMDNGRRRTVTFSQQVANILLNGVHYESDLSENVDTGESKMSMKLLCIAIYRMPPSLRSLCTNHFLGWLSFEGMLLFYTDFMGEVVFEGDPKAPHDSEAYKRYNAGVSMGCWGMCIYAFSAAFYSAILEKLEERFSVRTLYFFAYLAFGLGTGLATLSTNLYVVLSLCVTYGVLFSSLCTLPYSLLCEYYQNPQFCGSSEEGTRRGMGVDISLLSCQYFLAQILVSVAMGPLTSLVGGAQGVMYFASLMSFVGCLYSSLCMVYQLPPPEGRGEVETGV; from the exons ATGTCTTCTCCGGGCATGGGCACCCCCAGTGACCCCCTTCTGGCCAGTCCAGGAGGGAGGTTGTCCGCAGCTCAGGAAGGTCTCTGGAGGAGCTCACTCCCCAAAACGGCCAGCTTCCCAACGTCCACAACTCGGCACCTCAGTCACCGGGCCAACAACTTCCAAAGACAGCCAAAACGTCGGAAGCTGATAAGACCTTCACCGCCTCCTCCGCCCAACACACCCTGTCCCCTGGACCAGCTGGACCTCAGTGAGCTTCCCCCAAGACGTACCTTCCAAGAGCTGCTCTTTAACGGCTGCATCCTGTTTGGTATCGAATTTAGTTATGCCATGGAAACGGCTTATGTGACTCCCGTGCTACTACAGATGGGCTTGCCTGATCAATTCTACAGTTTGGTGTGGTTTATTAGCCCCATACTGG GATTCCTTGTTCAGCCTTTCCTTGGAGCATGGAGTGATCGTTGTACATCCCGGTTTGGACGAAGGAGACCCTTTATATTTGCCTTGGCTATTG GGGCTCTGTTTGGTCTAACCCTGGTGCTGAACGGGCGGGACATTGGAGGTGTTATAGCGGACACGGCATCGAATCATAAGTGGGGAATAGTCCTCACGGTGTGTGGTGTGGTTCTGATGGACTTCAGTGCTGATTCAGCCGACAACCCGAGCCATGCCTACATGATGGATGTGTGCAGCCCAGAGGACCAGGATCGGGGGCTGAACATCCATGCACTACTGGCAG GACTAGGAGGTGGATTTGGCTACATTGTGGGTGGCATCAACTGGGACCAGACACAATTTGGAAGGTCGATGGGAGGTCAACTGCGGGTCATATACATGTTCACGAGTATCACTTTGGTGTTCGCCACAGCCATGACTCTGTTGAGTATCCCCGAACGCCCCCtaccaaagaaaaaaaactccagCAAAACTCATCTAAAAAGCCCCagcctccctcttcctccctctccccctgtTCCCCCAGGATCAGCTTTAGGACTTTATGAGGAAGACGAAGATGGTCTTTACAGCTACAACTTCTCAAAGTCTCACCCATATAACTCGGACCCCCTTGCCCATTCTTGCAGTGCCAATGCACGCCTCTGTGCTGGCCTCACAAGCCCCATATCGCCCCTGAGCCCCCTCACTCCGAAATATGGCAGCTTTATTAGCAGGGACAGCTCGCTCACTGGCATCAATGACTTTGCCTCTTCATTAGGAACCTCCTATATAGACAGTGTGCTCATAAACTGCTACACAGGTCAGCCGACTCTACAGGCCCTGGCATCCAACTCCAGCACTGCGCCCCTGCCTCCAGGGGACTCCCCTCCTCCTGACCAGTCCACACAGGGGGCAGGGAGCCATCCTGCAGGACAGACCCAGGCTGATGTTGTCTCTCGTCCAGCTGGGGAAGCTCAGGATGCGGAAGCGCCACAGGGGGATGCACAATCTCAGGTCACAGCTGGGGCTCACCCCGGTGCAGGGTCACATCGGCGCTCTTCTGCTGGTATCCTGAAGCGACCCCAGAGTCTTGCACTAATGGAGGAGCCCATGGCTACTCAGATTGTTGGGATGGACAATGGACGCAGGAGAACAGTGACCTTCAGCCAGCAG GTTGCAAACATTTTGCTGAATGGGGTGCACTATGAGAGTGATCTGAGTGAGAATGTGGACACAGGAGAATCAAAGATGTCAATGAAGCTGCTGTGTATAGCCATCTACAGGATGCCTCCCTCTCTGCGGAGTTTATGCACTAATCATTTCCTGG GCTGGCTGTCATTTGAAGGCATGCTGCTCTTCTACACTGACTTCATGGGGGAAGTTGTGTTTGAAGGAGACCCCAAGGCACCCCACGACTCTGAGGCTTACAAACGGTACAATGCCGGCGTTAGCATGGGCTGCTGGGGCATGTGCATCTATGCATTCAGTGCTGCTTTCTACTCAG CCATATTGGAGAAACTGGAGGAACGTTTCTCTGTTCGCACTCTATATTTTTTTGCCTACCTGGCGTTTGGTTTGGGCACGGGCCTGGCTACACTGTCCACCAACCTCTATGTGGTACTTTCTCTCTGCGTCACCTATGGGgtgctcttctcttctctatgCACGCTGCCTTACTCTCTGCTGTGTGAATACTACCAGAACCCTCAG TTTTGTGGCTCATCAGAGGAAGGGACCAGACGAGGGATGGGGGTGGACATCTCTCTGCTCAGCTGCCAGTATTTCCTGGCTCAGATCCTGGTCTCTGTGGCGATGGGACCTCTGACCTCACTGGTGGGTGGGGCCCAGGGAGTGATGTACTTTGCAAGCCTGATGTCATTCGTGGGCTGCCTTTACTCCTCTCTCTGCATGGTGTACCAGCTGCCCCCCCCTGAGG GAAGAGGAGAAGTTGAAACTGGGGTGTGA
- the slc45a1 gene encoding proton-associated sugar transporter A isoform X1 translates to MSSPGMGTPSDPLLASPGGRLSAAQEGLWRSSLPKTASFPTSTTRHLSHRANNFQRQPKRRKLIRPSPPPPPNTPCPLDQLDLSELPPRRTFQELLFNGCILFGIEFSYAMETAYVTPVLLQMGLPDQFYSLVWFISPILGFLVQPFLGAWSDRCTSRFGRRRPFIFALAIGALFGLTLVLNGRDIGGVIADTASNHKWGIVLTVCGVVLMDFSADSADNPSHAYMMDVCSPEDQDRGLNIHALLAGLGGGFGYIVGGINWDQTQFGRSMGGQLRVIYMFTSITLVFATAMTLLSIPERPLPKKKNSSKTHLKSPSLPLPPSPPVPPGSALGLYEEDEDGLYSYNFSKSHPYNSDPLAHSCSANARLCAGLTSPISPLSPLTPKYGSFISRDSSLTGINDFASSLGTSYIDSVLINCYTGQPTLQALASNSSTAPLPPGDSPPPDQSTQGAGSHPAGQTQADVVSRPAGEAQDAEAPQGDAQSQVTAGAHPGAGSHRRSSAGILKRPQSLALMEEPMATQIVGMDNGRRRTVTFSQQVANILLNGVHYESDLSENVDTGESKMSMKLLCIAIYRMPPSLRSLCTNHFLGWLSFEGMLLFYTDFMGEVVFEGDPKAPHDSEAYKRYNAGVSMGCWGMCIYAFSAAFYSAILEKLEERFSVRTLYFFAYLAFGLGTGLATLSTNLYVVLSLCVTYGVLFSSLCTLPYSLLCEYYQNPQFCGSSEEGTRRGMGVDISLLSCQYFLAQILVSVAMGPLTSLVGGAQGVMYFASLMSFVGCLYSSLCMVYQLPPPEGEPPDSETQPLLVHI, encoded by the exons ATGTCTTCTCCGGGCATGGGCACCCCCAGTGACCCCCTTCTGGCCAGTCCAGGAGGGAGGTTGTCCGCAGCTCAGGAAGGTCTCTGGAGGAGCTCACTCCCCAAAACGGCCAGCTTCCCAACGTCCACAACTCGGCACCTCAGTCACCGGGCCAACAACTTCCAAAGACAGCCAAAACGTCGGAAGCTGATAAGACCTTCACCGCCTCCTCCGCCCAACACACCCTGTCCCCTGGACCAGCTGGACCTCAGTGAGCTTCCCCCAAGACGTACCTTCCAAGAGCTGCTCTTTAACGGCTGCATCCTGTTTGGTATCGAATTTAGTTATGCCATGGAAACGGCTTATGTGACTCCCGTGCTACTACAGATGGGCTTGCCTGATCAATTCTACAGTTTGGTGTGGTTTATTAGCCCCATACTGG GATTCCTTGTTCAGCCTTTCCTTGGAGCATGGAGTGATCGTTGTACATCCCGGTTTGGACGAAGGAGACCCTTTATATTTGCCTTGGCTATTG GGGCTCTGTTTGGTCTAACCCTGGTGCTGAACGGGCGGGACATTGGAGGTGTTATAGCGGACACGGCATCGAATCATAAGTGGGGAATAGTCCTCACGGTGTGTGGTGTGGTTCTGATGGACTTCAGTGCTGATTCAGCCGACAACCCGAGCCATGCCTACATGATGGATGTGTGCAGCCCAGAGGACCAGGATCGGGGGCTGAACATCCATGCACTACTGGCAG GACTAGGAGGTGGATTTGGCTACATTGTGGGTGGCATCAACTGGGACCAGACACAATTTGGAAGGTCGATGGGAGGTCAACTGCGGGTCATATACATGTTCACGAGTATCACTTTGGTGTTCGCCACAGCCATGACTCTGTTGAGTATCCCCGAACGCCCCCtaccaaagaaaaaaaactccagCAAAACTCATCTAAAAAGCCCCagcctccctcttcctccctctccccctgtTCCCCCAGGATCAGCTTTAGGACTTTATGAGGAAGACGAAGATGGTCTTTACAGCTACAACTTCTCAAAGTCTCACCCATATAACTCGGACCCCCTTGCCCATTCTTGCAGTGCCAATGCACGCCTCTGTGCTGGCCTCACAAGCCCCATATCGCCCCTGAGCCCCCTCACTCCGAAATATGGCAGCTTTATTAGCAGGGACAGCTCGCTCACTGGCATCAATGACTTTGCCTCTTCATTAGGAACCTCCTATATAGACAGTGTGCTCATAAACTGCTACACAGGTCAGCCGACTCTACAGGCCCTGGCATCCAACTCCAGCACTGCGCCCCTGCCTCCAGGGGACTCCCCTCCTCCTGACCAGTCCACACAGGGGGCAGGGAGCCATCCTGCAGGACAGACCCAGGCTGATGTTGTCTCTCGTCCAGCTGGGGAAGCTCAGGATGCGGAAGCGCCACAGGGGGATGCACAATCTCAGGTCACAGCTGGGGCTCACCCCGGTGCAGGGTCACATCGGCGCTCTTCTGCTGGTATCCTGAAGCGACCCCAGAGTCTTGCACTAATGGAGGAGCCCATGGCTACTCAGATTGTTGGGATGGACAATGGACGCAGGAGAACAGTGACCTTCAGCCAGCAG GTTGCAAACATTTTGCTGAATGGGGTGCACTATGAGAGTGATCTGAGTGAGAATGTGGACACAGGAGAATCAAAGATGTCAATGAAGCTGCTGTGTATAGCCATCTACAGGATGCCTCCCTCTCTGCGGAGTTTATGCACTAATCATTTCCTGG GCTGGCTGTCATTTGAAGGCATGCTGCTCTTCTACACTGACTTCATGGGGGAAGTTGTGTTTGAAGGAGACCCCAAGGCACCCCACGACTCTGAGGCTTACAAACGGTACAATGCCGGCGTTAGCATGGGCTGCTGGGGCATGTGCATCTATGCATTCAGTGCTGCTTTCTACTCAG CCATATTGGAGAAACTGGAGGAACGTTTCTCTGTTCGCACTCTATATTTTTTTGCCTACCTGGCGTTTGGTTTGGGCACGGGCCTGGCTACACTGTCCACCAACCTCTATGTGGTACTTTCTCTCTGCGTCACCTATGGGgtgctcttctcttctctatgCACGCTGCCTTACTCTCTGCTGTGTGAATACTACCAGAACCCTCAG TTTTGTGGCTCATCAGAGGAAGGGACCAGACGAGGGATGGGGGTGGACATCTCTCTGCTCAGCTGCCAGTATTTCCTGGCTCAGATCCTGGTCTCTGTGGCGATGGGACCTCTGACCTCACTGGTGGGTGGGGCCCAGGGAGTGATGTACTTTGCAAGCCTGATGTCATTCGTGGGCTGCCTTTACTCCTCTCTCTGCATGGTGTACCAGCTGCCCCCCCCTGAGGGTGAGCCCCCCGATAGCGAGACCCAGCCACTACTGGTGCACATTTAG
- the prxl2b gene encoding prostamide/prostaglandin F synthase, translating into MANVDLVQVGKNLLKSGETGENVELQSLWKDQPVVLFFLRRFGCQVCRWMATEISKLEPDLRASGVALVGVGPEEFGLKEFKEGGFFKGSIYVDVQKKSYKDLGFKRYTALSVVPAALGKKVRDAASKANSEGIQGNFSGDLLQSGGMLIVAKGGEKVLVHFIQDSPGAHLPLEDIVKALEISANAKAGQRPVCNDDVCTL; encoded by the exons ATGGCAAACGTCGACCTTGTTCAAGTTGGAAAGAACTTGTTGAAGAGCGGTGAAACTGGAGAG AATGTAGAGCTCCAGTCTCTGTGGAAGGACCAGCCGGTGGTCTTGTTCTTCCTGCGCAGGTTTGGCTGTCAGGTGTGTCGGTGGATGGCAACAGAGATCAGTAAACTGGAGCCGGACCTGAGAGCCAGCGGTGTAGCGCTGGTTGGGGTCGGACCAGAGGAGTTTGGGCTGAAGGAGTTCAAGGAAGGAGGGTTTTTCAAAGGAT CAATTTATGTTGATGTACAAAAGAAAAGCTACAAGGATTTGGGCTTCAAAAG ATACACTGCCCTAAGTGTGGTACCTGCTGCTTTAGGGAAGAAAGTGCGAGATGCAGCCTCAAAG GCCAACTCTGAAGGCATCCAGGGAAACTTCTCAGGAGATCTGCTCCAGAGTGGAGGCATGCTCATTGTGGCCAAAG GTGGAGAAAAGGTTCTAGTGCACTTTATCCAGGATTCACCAGGAGCCCACCTTCCTCTGGAGGATATTGTCAAGGCTTTGGAGATCTCAGCCAATGCAAAAGCAGGACAGAGGCCAGTG TGCAATGATGATGTTTGTACACTATGA
- the mmel1 gene encoding membrane metallo-endopeptidase-like 1: protein MGKSESQMDIMEKTSKPGKRRWTVAEIGLSVLLLLVSCALAGLVVLYTSIVKEQSNETSVSGSSTSEGQLSRSSPNSVCTTADCVTAAARLLQNMDKSVEPCDNFYQYACGGWLERHVIPETRSRHSIFDILRDKLEIVLKGVLETENEQDRNAIKKAKVLYTSCMNESLIESRDSKPLLQLIESIGDWPVASDDWNITTEEAWSLEDTLAKLTARFHKKVLLDMYVWTDDRDSRRHIIYIDQPGLGMPSRDYYFNDGNYKKVREAYLHFMVSIGKITREDRNLTQDDDRVWEEMMQVLELETDIANATSPAEERQDVTILYNKMTLGELQSTFSFNGFNWTRFIQGVLSSVSVDIQLEEEVVVYSSPYLEKMNDVLSKHSVRTMQNYLTWQLIIDRVNSLSRRFKDARARYRKTLYGTTVEDAWWRECVRYVQNSMENAVGALYVHETFAGESKRMVSDLIGKIQKAYVETLEELSWMDSPSKEKAREKAMAIKEHIGYPDHILQKSNQKLDQEYAHLNFSEDHYFENILENLKYEAQKSLKKLREPVDPDLWIIGAAVVNAFYSPNRNQIVFPAGILQPPFFSKHQHQALNFGGIGMVIGHEITHGFDDNGRNFDKDGNMLNWWSNYSAEHFKDQSQCMVQQYGNFNWKLAGGQNVSGISTLGENIADNGGVRQAYKAYLKWVEIEGEEPRLPGLDMDHKQLFFLNFAQVWCGAYRPEYASQSIKTDSHSPLEYRVLGSLQNFEAFSEAFQCQKGSQMNPEQKCRVW from the exons ATGGGCAAATCCGAAAGCCAAATGGATATAATGGAAAAAACAAGTAAACCTGGAAAGCGTCGTTGGACTGTTGCAGAAATCGgtctgtctgtgctgctgctgttggtcaGCTGTGCCTTGGCCGGGCTGGTAGTTCTCTACACATCGATTGTGAAAG AACAATCCAACGAGACGAGTGTGTCGGGGAGCTCAACAAGTGAAG GACAGCTGTCTCGCTCCAGCCCCAACAGCGTGTGCACAACTGCGGACTGTGTTACTGCAG CTGCTCGGCTCTTGCAGAACATGGATAAGTCTGTGGAGCCTTGTGATAACTTCTACCAGTATGCCTGCGGGGGTTGGCTGGAGAGACATGTCATCCCGGAGACGAGATCCCGCCACAGCATCTTTGACATTCTGAGGGACAAGCTGGAGATTGTCCTCAAAG gtGTTCTTGAGACGGAGAATGAACAGGACAGAAATGCTATCAAGAAGGCCAAAGTCCTTTACACCTCCTGCATGAATGAGA GCCTCATAGAGTCGCGCGACTCCAAGCCCCTCCTGCAGCTCATTGAGAGTATTGGAGACTGGCCTGTGGCGTCAGATGACTGGAACATCACTACAG AGGAAGCATGGAGCCTTGAGGACACACTGGCAAAGCTTACTGCTCGTTTCCACAAGAAGGTTCTGCTGGACATGTACGTGTGGACGGACGACCGGGACTCTCGGCGCCATATCATTTAT ATTGACCAGCCGGGACTTGGAATGCCATCAAGAGACTATTACTTCAACGATGGAAACTACAAAAAG GTTCGAGAGGCCTATCTACATTTCATGGTTTCTATTGGGAAGATAACCCGAGAGGACAGGAACTTGACTCAGGATGATGACCGCGTGTGGGAGGAAATGATGCAAGTGCTGGAGCTGGAGACAGACATCGCCAAT GCCACATCACCGGCAGAGGAGCGCCAAGATGTCACCATTCTCTACAATAAAATGACGCTCGGAGAGCTACAGAGCACATTCAGCTTTAAT gGTTTTAACTGGACACGATTTATTCAAGGTGTGTTGTCCAGCGTGTCTGTTGACATCCAGctagaggaggaggtggtggtgtaCAGCTCTCCGTACCTTGAGAAGATGAATGACGTTCTCTCCAAACACAGTGTCAG AACTATGCAGAACTACCTCACCTGGCAGCTCATCATCGACAGAGTTAATAGCTTGAGCCGCCGTTTCAAAGATGCCAGGGCCCGTTACAGAAAG acTCTCTATGGGACCACTGTGGAGGATGCTTGGTGGCGAGAATGTGTCCGTTATGTCCAGAACAGCATGGAGAACGCAGTTGGAGCTCTGTATGTGCACGAGACCTTTGCTGGAGAAAGCAAACGAATG GTCAGTGACCTTATCGGTAAGATCCAGAAAGCGTATGTTGAAACACTGGAGGAGTTAAGCTGGATGGATTCTCCCTCCAAGGAGAAGGCAAGAGAGAAG GCCATGGCAATCAAGGAGCATATTGGCTATCCGGATCATATTCTGCAGAAAAGCAACCAGAAGCTTGACCAGGAGTACGCTCAT CTGAATTTTAGTGAAGACCACTACTTTGAGAACATCCTCGAGAACCTCAAGTATGAAGCGCAAAAGAGTCTGAAGAAGCTCAGAGAACCAGTTGACCCGGACTT GTGGATAATTGGTGCTGCTGTGGTGAACGCCTTCTACTCACCCAACAGAAACCAAATCG TGTTTCCAGCAGGAATCCTGCAGCCGCCTTTCTTCAGTAAACACCAGCACCAGGCTCTTAACTTTGGTGGAATAGGAATGGTTATCGGACATGAGATCACACACGGATTTGATGACAACG GGCGTAATTTTGACAAGGATGGTAATATGCTAAACTGGTGGAGTAATTACTCTGCTGAGCATTTTAAAGATCAGTCACAGTGCATGGTGCAACAATATGGTAACTTCAACTGGAAGCTAGCGGGTGGACAAAAC GTCAGTGGAATCAGCACTTTGGGGGAGAACATTGCAGACAATGGAGGCGTTCGACAAGCATATAAG gctTATCTAAAGTGGGTGGAGATAGAGGGCGAGGAGCCTCGTCTACCTGGTCTAGACATGGATCACAAGcaacttttctttcttaactTTGCCCAA gtGTGGTGTGGTGCTTATCGGCCTGAGTATGCCAGCCAGTCCATCAAGACTGACTCACACAGTCCCTTAGAGTACAG GGTGCTTGGATCCCTCCAGAATTTCGAAGCGTTCTCCGAAGCTTTCCAGTGCCAAAAGGGCAGTCAAATGAACCCCGAGCAGAAGTGTCGTGTCTGGTAG